tttcaaaacatgtTTGAAATTTCCAAAAATTGTTTGACATTATAAAAACTATTTGGCATACAAAAAattgtttgaaattccaaaaaTAATTCACATTTTTAAAAGATGTTTGGAattaaaaaaacttttacaaaaaaattcaacattttagAATTCTTCACAATTTTCAAGAAATACTAATGTGCTTCCATCAGTTCCAGTAGGAGGTAGCCAGTTCGATTCCTGGCAAGCTGGAGACTTTTTGCGAGTTTTATGTTGTGCGCCTTCAAGGGTCCGTCCAGCTGCGTGCACTACTGTACGTCACACTCTTCCCGTGTTTGCAGTGACTATATCTCGCTTATAGCAAGACGGAAGGAGCTCTCACCTTAAGCATCTATAGAAACGGGCGGAGATCCCAGGATTCGGTCCTATGTCTCCTCGATTATGGGCACGTTGCTAGACATTGGGTAAGCGTCGGGGTTCGTCGTGAATACTAGGGCACAACCTAATTGAGGGGACAAGAGCTGGTTTCCATTGTTTTTTCCAGCTTCCTTTGTTGTTTGTTTATCTTTATTTTTTCATCGGTTTTCTTCGTTTCTTTCTCCATTTTAATTTCGTTTCTtcgtttttctttatttttcttcgaTTTACcttatttattttcttgctttcattggttgtttttcttttatttattttttctttgttttaATTCGGTTTTGTATGTCGTTTTCTCatttttcatagatttttttgttttgtCTCTGGTTTGACAGGTTTTCTATACACAATTTTGGCGTATATATCTAATATTTTTTTActacatttaatatttttcaaattcttgattagCATTCATCAAATACCAGATTAATATTTTCTGAATAGATGGTAAAAaaattctatacacatttaacattttttccaaatgcttgattaatatttttcgaATACAATTTTATCATTTTCTGAAACCACGGTCAACGTTTTATATATACACATTAAAAAACTTTCGAATACAAGTTACTATTTTTTAATACATAgtaaacattttttctatacacatttaacatttttcaaatacaagttcaatattttttatatacacatttaatatttttaaataaaagtgcaatattttttgaatacatgatgaCATTTTTTCAAATGTTTGGAATAAAATTTTAAAATACATGACCAACTTTTTCACACAAATTTCATATTTATCTGTATGCATTTATCATATACATGACAAAGATTTtctctatacatatttaacattttggaATGCTTGCTCAATTTTTTTAATGTTTTACTTAAATTGACTTTTGGTATATAAACCTaatacattttttaaatactttgattttttttcaaattattgaTTAACATTCTTCAAATACGAAATTAAGATTTTCTGAATACATGGTCGATATATTTTgtgtacacatttaacatttttcccaaatgcttgattaatatttttgaaTACAAGTCTAACATTTTTTTAaagcatggtcaacattttttatatacatgttacaTTTTTCAAATATAAGTTTAACCTTTTTTGAATACACagtcaacattttttgaatacaaatTTAACATTATCTAAATACAAgctcaacattttttgaatacattgtcaacattttttgtttacacatttaacaattttaaaatacaagtttaacatttgtTAATACATTGTCAACATATGTTGTCAAATGTGTGGATTATATTTTTTGAAAtatatgatgaacttttttcacacAAATTGTATATTTTATGTATACATTTCTCATATACATAAGAAAGATTTTCACTATACGTATTTAAAATTTTGAAAAGCTTGCTCAACCGTTTTTTCAATGTTTTGTGTAAATTGTATTTTGGTGTATTTATCTAATACATTTTTCAttttcttgattaacatttttaaataccaGGTTAACATTTTTGAATCATCGTCAATATTGTTTGTTGTCATTAAACATTTTTTCCAAATGCTTGactaatattttttgaatactAGTCTAACATTTTTTGAaagcatggtcaacattttttatatacacattaacatttttcaaatataaatTTAAGCTTTTTTGAATAGATGGTCAGCATTTTTTAActacaaatttaacatttttcaaatacaagctcAACATGTCTTAATACAAGGTCAACCTTTTTTTGttcacacatttaacatttttaatatAAAATTTTAACATTTTTAATATAAAAGTTTAACTTTTTTGAATAAATGGTCAAcatttgttttcaatttttttattttttaaaaatacATGAGCAACTTTTTATTACACAATGTATATGCTTTTGTGTACATTTCTCACATACATGAAACATATTTTCTCTATACAtattttaacattttttaaatgcttggtcAATATTTTTTTAATGTTTTATCTAAAGTGTTTTTTGTCATATATTTACTTATAATATTTGGAACCATAAAAAATATGAAATttaagcaaaaaaaacaaaacgaaaaaCATGTAACTTTTTCTTGAGAAAAAAGTGATGTTGTGTCCTCCCTTGCACCTGAGCCGGGCCATGTCGCTCTCGCCTTCAGTGAGGCTTCCCTACGTCTTGCTCTAAGCGAGACATAGGGGCGCCCACCCGCGTCTAACAAGTCACTAATTTTTCATCCAGCCATTTTGGCCGTGGGCTTATCCATCTGTGCGTTGATCCATTACATTTGTTCATTCCTtccttgttttttgcttttttatatGTTTGTGTCTCCATGGTCACGCGGTGGTTTTGAGGTGCTATCTTTCTCTCGTTTTTATGGTGATTTTTGTACTGATTGTTTTCTACTCccttcgatccatattaattgtcgcatgTTTTGTGCAACTTTGTACTTAAACTATGACAATTAATATGGCTCGGAAGGAgtatctttttcttttttgttattTTCATTCTCATATTTTTcctctttttcattttcttttcttcccCATTTTTAATCCATAGTATTTTTAGTACATGAAAACTTTTTGAAGTGTGTGGACACTTTTTAGAATTCATGAGTTTTTTTAAATAACATCTTCTCAAGttatgttttttttttcaaattcatcatgatgatttttcatatttgagttttctaaaTTCATGAACTTATAAAGAATTTGTAAACTTTATTTTGCAAATCTTGTGTGACTAGTTGAATATTCACCACTACACTTGCAACTGCAAGTATGGTAAATCGACTGCAACAGTATGGCCCTCAACACGACTCGCGAGTGCAACTCGTCATGTAAGGGGTTGCTTGTGAGTTGTATGCCCACCACTAGACTTGCAACTGTATGGCCCCAATGTGACTGCAACGAGGGGCAGGTCGTTGATCAGTTGCATGTCCAtagtttcaaaaaattgttcatgattttttttcatttttggttGATGAACTTTTTCGTAAATAGTGAACTATCTTTAAATTCATGTTTTTTTAGAttcataaacatttttaaaattaacAATCCTTTTTTCAAATTTGCTTTGTTCTTAGAATTCACTAACATTTTCTTTGAATTCACAAACATATTTTTATTTCATCACTATTTTTTAGTTTTGTGAAACTTTTTAAGAATCGTTGAAGATTTTTTACTTCACCCAAAAATTCAAAGTTAAGAAAAAAAGATGAGAAACTCCTTGGCGAGCAAGCACATGTGTGTCTACTGTGCAGACATGAAGTCTAGATTGGAACTGCTCTAAAAAGGCCAAATTTGTTCATGTTTTTCTCACCATCCGTGTGTTGCCCCTAAGGAAATTTGTTACGGAACAACCTaacaactaaaataaaagaaaagcccATGAGCCTGGATTTATGGGACAAAGAAAAATTGCAAACAATCAAAGGCTCAACCTTCAAGCACGACTTGCTTTTGTTCAAAAAAACATGACATCCCACCCAAGAGCCTGGCCCTAGTGTCCTCATGATCGTGAGAATGTCGTACCCCCAAAACATTGGGGACCCGGAAAAAAGGCGAGGGAGATAAGAGAAAAGGGACCATAACATCTCACCTTTTAGACAAAACTTGATTAAGTCTTATCTACCCCTCAAAAAATTAAGTCTTATCTAGATGTGCCATAGAAAGATCCTTTTCTTTATTATGACTCTACATGATCTTCCATATGAGATTATTTGACGATTCTCGTGCTCTATGAAGCTTCTGTCCTTGTCCCCAAGCTGATGTGTCCACTCACCATGGTATGCCGACCTTACCGAGAACAAGACGTTTTTTTGTGAACCTTCAAGCTACAAAATCCTTCAATTTGTGCGTTGATAGTGGGATCACGCAAGAGGTCTTCGTCCCACAAGTCTATTGTTGGGTAAGTCAGAAACCTTTTTCCCAACAACTAAGTTTTTTTTAGTCGTAGCCAAGCTCTTCTTGGGAGTGATAATTCGTGTTGTGGGGTAATCCGGAATCCATTTATCATCCCATAAATCAATTTGTGTACGGTTTTCCACTCTCCATATGGAACCCCGGTTAAAAGCTTGGATGTCTGCCAGTATGCTTTGTCATGTAAAGGATAATCCACTATTCATCTTACTACCATTTATTTGTCTACCATCTGAATAGTATTTCACTCGTAGTACTCTCCCACACACAAAGTGACTTCAAATCACACATCAACCTTTAGACTTCTTTTGCCAGCATTGCCACATTAAAGCAATGAGGATATAGAAAACCCAAACCACTCATATTTTTAGGGATACACTGTTTCCAGCTGGCAAACTAAACCAATATATCTTTTGATTTGTTGGCATCATCCTCCCACCAGAATTGCCATATTGCATCCGTGATTTCTATGGCTTGAATATAGACATTGCATACACCACTATTACTTGTGCCACTGCTTTTAACACCACCTTTTACCTCATGCTTACAAGTCGAGAAGATGTTTAAAACAATCGTAAGCCCAAATATTTATCTAAAACTACGTCTCTAAGGGTATCCAATATAGCAAGCCCAAATATTTATGTAAAATTGCCTTAAGCTTTACCTGCATTGGACATTGGGGAAAGAGCAAAGTGTCGCAAGCAGAGTGGGATGGATGAGTGCATCATTTCTGGAGTTTTCGAGGTATGGATGGTTTTGGTGACACCTTAACTTCAAAAATGAAACTGAGAGCTTCTCTGGAATTGTTTGCCAGTTGTTTTCTGTAAGACAAAATACTTCACTTGTTTTGTGTAGCCAAGTGTAGTGTGACTTAAAGACAATCATTTTCTCATTAGTTTACTTGTCAATTTTGTGGTCAATCTAACAGAAGGTGGGCGGGCACAATTTGGTCTATCTGAAAGTGGCTAAGATGGAGGGATTTGTCGCTATtgtatttttgtttatttttttcatGCAAATTCTTAAGCATCATTTACCATTGTTCATGATAGCAATAATCCATTGCCCTTCTTCTTGCCTCTTTCTGGTGGCGTGGGTTGAGGAAGGCTCTAGCTTTGCCTTTGGTTGCGATTGTGTTAACTCTGTTTACTTAATCGACCACAGTTCAATAAAACATCCGAATACCTAAAATCTGAACCATTTCATCAAGAAGTTCACAAAGTGATAGTAGTCGAATCAAATGCATAAATAAAAGGGAAATGTACAAACATGACGTAGTAGGACTAGTAGTACATTATTGTTTCTTGTCGAATTCACAACTCAAATCGAATAATATGCTTTCTTGGAAATGTGCTTCCATATTTCACACCACCATATAAAAACGAACCAAAGAAAAATAAGTAACACAATAGAACAATATATATCGTGAATTTCCCCAAGCATACATACAGAGACAAACGCAGCATTCCAACCAATAGCTCAATCAATTACTAGTTCACCTTGGAGCAGTTCAGCCTGATCTCCCCCTTGCTGCCAGTGAGCACGTCCATCTCGCTGACCTTCACCATCGCGGCGGCGAATCGCTTGGTCCAGTAGTCCGAGGGCTCCCGGGCGTAGAGGTCGACGAGGGCGGCCGTCTCAGGGTCGTCCATGAGCGCCATGTCCGAGTCGAACGCCACCGTGCCGGCCAGCAAGTTCTTGTAGTACTGGTTGTCCATCACGAATGGTGTCACGTCGTCGAGCTGCACCATTGTGGTGTCGTTGTGCGCCGCCGTCGACGGCGGACACTTCTTCTTGAGACGCGCAGCATACGCCGCCGGAATCGCCGGGTCCGTGCCGTATGCACCGTTGTTGTAGTACTTGTACAAACGGTCCGTGAACGATGAGCAGTGTGAGGTGCCGATGGAGTGGGCTCCGGACAGTGTCACCAGCTCCTCGGCCGTAAAACCTGTACATTAAACAAAGGCTGACGTATTTTTCTCAGTGTCACAATATACGCCCGTTAGATATTATATTACAAGGTCTTCACGGTTACACTTTGATCAATGATTTTATATAAATAATATCATGCTTCACTAGAAAGTAAGTATTGTATTATAAGAGCATGTTTCAAGGTAGATGTAGTGTCATGCATTTGTGTTGTATATGTCGGTAATATTTTCTATGTTGATGCCAAAACCAAGAAATGATTGACCTATGCACATTCTAAGAAAGAATATAGTATGTACGCGTAAAGTATGTGGTTGTGCATGACTATTATATGTCTGTATGTACTGATGTGTATGTTACCTTTTGCAGTGAAGTTTTCGATAAGCTGATCATGGCGGAAGTCGGGGTGAGGGACACTAGGGAGAACCTCGTCTTCCTTGGAGACGAGTCCATCACGCCGGCCCGTTGGAATGGCATAGTCGAGCCCGCTAGCAAGGAAGGCTCCATCACGAGCGGAGAGGGCTAGGATGTCGGCACAAGAGACGGTTTGTGGGCAAAGTTTCTCAAGAATCTCCTTGGCGTCACTTATGACCTCGAAACCATCCAAGCTGGGGTTGTTTGGCTTCGAGTCCCTTTCCGCCGTGTTCCCTGGTGTTGACTCGAGTAGCACCGAGGCGTCACAACCCTAAAAACATATACAATATTGCTCTGAGTAAAGTTAAGTACTTACACACGTGCAACTAAAAAATGTACTCTACTCACTTATAAATATAAAGAGCTTTTAAAATGTATCATTCTTACAACATTATTCCTTAATGTGTAGAAACATCATTAAATTGGTTTCATTAGGATGTTATCTGAGTTGCTAGTTTATGTCCAAGCTAATTGTAAAACATTTCTTAATCAAGGTTGCACATTTCTTGTATGTACTGCTATTTTATTTTCAATGCAACTTACGTTTTGCATTTCATTCTGTGTTTTGTGTACTTGTTATTGCATTCATAGTTTATTTATAGAATATGGTTATATTAATATCTTTCTGCGAGACAAAACCTAGAATATAGACGGCAAGTTAACCCCAAAAGTCAATAAACAGCTTAACAAGAAGCCTCCCAAAGATTTTGTAATAAAAATGTTAGAACACTGGATTTTTTTTAATACCACAAGTGGTAGATCTCAGAATTTGCCCTTGGAGGCACCGCACTTCATGCACATA
The sequence above is a segment of the Triticum dicoccoides isolate Atlit2015 ecotype Zavitan chromosome 1A, WEW_v2.0, whole genome shotgun sequence genome. Coding sequences within it:
- the LOC119363994 gene encoding peroxidase 5-like, whose translation is MGGSSAFMPAPAMATTALILLLVLSSSPAVVAWKDSGLSVGFYKELCPKAEKVVRRVVTKAFKKEPGTPGDIIRLFFHDCFVRGCDASVLLESTPGNTAERDSKPNNPSLDGFEVISDAKEILEKLCPQTVSCADILALSARDGAFLASGLDYAIPTGRRDGLVSKEDEVLPSVPHPDFRHDQLIENFTAKGFTAEELVTLSGAHSIGTSHCSSFTDRLYKYYNNGAYGTDPAIPAAYAARLKKKCPPSTAAHNDTTMVQLDDVTPFVMDNQYYKNLLAGTVAFDSDMALMDDPETAALVDLYAREPSDYWTKRFAAAMVKVSEMDVLTGSKGEIRLNCSKVN